The genomic interval CGGTTACCAGCGTATATGTATATGGTGATTATTAGTTGCATGGTGTCTTTAGCCATTGGGGCATGGGCATATAGTGGGTTATGGAATTTGCCAGTTGGTGCCTTGATGTTTTACGTGTCTGATATGTTTGTGGCACGTGACCGATTTCGGAAATCAGATAATTGGAATTTTGTAATAGGTGGTCCATTGTATTTTGCTGCCCAAGTATTCTTAGCATCAACTCCACTCTGGGCAAGCATTTCATAAAAAATGTGTCATTAATAACTTTAATGAGGAGAACAACGATGCGTATATGTGTTGCAGGAGCCTTAGGTAAAATGGGGAGACGAATATTAGAAGTTGCAGGTTGGGAAGAGGATATTCAGGTATGTGGTGCTTTTGATTTGCCTGAGTTCAAGGGACGAGTTATATCTTATGGAGGGGAAAAAGGTAGTCCTAAAGAAATTGTTTTAGGTGATAACGCTAAAGACGAAATAGTAAAAGCAGATGTGTTAATTGATTTTACTCAACCAGCGTCTTCTGTTCGTCATACTCAGATTGCGTGTTCCTTAAAGAAAGGTGTTGTAATAGGGACAACAGGGCTTTCCTCAGAACAAGAACAATCTCTACGAGATTTTTCAAAGGAAATTCCTATTTTATATGCACCGAATATGAGTGTTGGTGTAAATTTGTTATTCCGTTTAGTAAAAGAAGTTGCGGAATGTTTAGGAATGGATTACAATGCAGAAATTGTAGAAATTCATCATAATCAAAAAAAAGATAGTCCCAGTGGCACTGCTTTACGGTTAGCAAAGGAAGTAGCAGAGGGGTTAAATTTAGACTCTAAAAAACATGTTTTATATGGGAGAGAAGGAGTTATTGGACCCCGTAAAAAGGAGGAAATCGGCGTGTTAGCAGTTCGTGGAGGGGATGTCGTTGGTGAACATACTGTATACTTTATTGGACATGGGGAACGTCTACAATTAACACATATTGCACATAATCGGGACAATTTTGCCAAAGGGGCTATCCGTGCAGGACGATTTATTCATGGTCGTGAACCTGGCATGTATGACATGATGGATGCGTTAGGTTTAAGATAAAACAGATAAAATCAAAATACCTATTGTTCCTTTGTAGGGGCGGGGATAATTAACTTTTGTCCTATGCTAAGAGTTGATTTCTCAGTTAATTGATTCGCCTTGAGTAGAGCATCTAAGGGGACACCATATTTTTTACTTATTGTATATGGATTATCTCCCT from Candidatus Hydrogenedens sp. carries:
- the dapB gene encoding 4-hydroxy-tetrahydrodipicolinate reductase, with the protein product MRICVAGALGKMGRRILEVAGWEEDIQVCGAFDLPEFKGRVISYGGEKGSPKEIVLGDNAKDEIVKADVLIDFTQPASSVRHTQIACSLKKGVVIGTTGLSSEQEQSLRDFSKEIPILYAPNMSVGVNLLFRLVKEVAECLGMDYNAEIVEIHHNQKKDSPSGTALRLAKEVAEGLNLDSKKHVLYGREGVIGPRKKEEIGVLAVRGGDVVGEHTVYFIGHGERLQLTHIAHNRDNFAKGAIRAGRFIHGREPGMYDMMDALGLR